The Acidianus infernus genome window below encodes:
- a CDS encoding metal-dependent hydrolase family protein — protein MQYDIAIKNGNVFTGTELIGKMNIYITNGKISKVSKEDLNAKQEIDAKDMLVMPGLIDAHMHISGLKGGSLLKIMFEKPEYRALRATKWLEKLLLAGFTTVRDCGEPISISLKRAVNEGYIKGPKIIASGKPITQTFGHGEFSHDIPLEFSISLGFSEICDGTESCIHAARKVLRDGSDFIKIFATGGVLSQRDRPDMPQLSFDEIRAIVNEAEKAGTYVAAHAHGDKGARIAIEAGIKTLEHGSLLKEDTLKLMLEKNISLTPTLTITEIIYKYGKTIGVDEWGLEKIIEVRENLHKVLRKAKELGITIITGTDMGFETGLEDYDIGKNWTEILLLTEVGGLSNEEALRAATYNSAEALGLNSGLIDEGKDADIIVIDGNPLENIKDVAKVTHVIKQGKLEVLDSKIINNY, from the coding sequence ATGCAATATGACATTGCAATAAAAAACGGGAACGTATTTACCGGTACAGAGCTCATAGGTAAAATGAATATTTATATAACTAATGGTAAGATATCTAAAGTTTCTAAAGAGGATCTTAATGCAAAACAAGAAATAGATGCTAAAGATATGTTAGTAATGCCAGGTTTAATAGATGCGCATATGCACATATCGGGGCTTAAGGGTGGTAGTTTATTAAAAATTATGTTTGAAAAACCAGAATATAGGGCACTAAGAGCTACTAAATGGTTAGAGAAACTACTATTGGCTGGATTCACCACGGTGAGGGATTGCGGAGAACCTATAAGTATCTCTTTAAAAAGAGCTGTCAATGAAGGATATATAAAAGGACCTAAAATTATAGCATCAGGGAAGCCAATAACTCAAACCTTCGGTCACGGAGAGTTCAGCCATGATATACCTTTAGAATTTTCGATTTCTCTAGGATTTTCAGAAATATGTGATGGGACCGAGTCGTGTATTCATGCAGCCAGAAAAGTATTAAGGGATGGGTCCGATTTTATTAAAATATTTGCGACTGGAGGAGTATTGTCTCAAAGAGACCGACCAGATATGCCACAATTATCTTTTGACGAAATAAGAGCAATAGTTAATGAGGCAGAAAAAGCTGGAACTTACGTTGCAGCTCACGCTCACGGAGATAAAGGAGCAAGAATTGCTATAGAGGCTGGAATAAAGACATTGGAACACGGAAGTTTACTTAAAGAAGACACATTAAAGCTAATGCTAGAGAAAAACATCAGCTTAACGCCTACGCTGACCATTACCGAAATTATATATAAATATGGCAAAACAATAGGGGTTGACGAATGGGGATTGGAAAAAATTATTGAGGTTAGAGAGAATTTGCACAAAGTATTGAGAAAGGCAAAAGAGCTAGGAATAACTATTATAACCGGTACTGACATGGGCTTTGAGACCGGTTTGGAAGATTACGATATAGGTAAAAATTGGACTGAGATATTACTTCTAACTGAAGTGGGCGGTTTATCTAATGAGGAAGCCTTAAGAGCTGCAACGTATAACTCTGCTGAAGCATTGGGATTAAATTCTGGTTTAATTGATGAAGGAAAAGATGCTGACATAATAGTTATAGACGGGAATCCTTTAGAAAATATTAAGGATGTAGCTAAAGTGACTCACGTGATAAAACAAGGTAAATTAGAAGTTTTAGATAGTAAAATAATTAATAATTATTAA
- a CDS encoding APC family permease yields the protein MVDTNRISKNMFLRESSGLVKEFGLKDIASLNLSNLLFGIGLIYIINDGYLFPNGSMILGTAIMALLGIFPAIVYGMLTHAVGKTYSDYVTVARSSHPALGTAIAISTLFWAWLWAATFVYFFITYALPITLTEIGYFLGIPSLINISTQLTTTPYILGLGILTIVAFIFIAVRSNKALMNIVTISIGLGTLANIIVIISLLMVSHSQFVNIFNSYAAHFVSNTNYYSYIISEAQKLGYSSTSFSFYCTLGIVGLAAWTFLYVSVQQYVAAEIKGRTKISLYGTLIPLAISGIISILTIVLFIDKVGLTFINSIDYLANTDPSAYSLPVSPSYFYLASIIANYINPALSILIGIGFITWNFALIPFNFLIGSRVVLALSMDRLLPGFFGSVKENWHTPYASHIINGSLMIVMIIVYSTVGSSLLSLNAVFGNILAWIIEALVFIFLPFLRKSNMLIEGTIIEKWKIGDLPVFSIASIGWLATLGLIAYLYLTNASFGVNGIPSLVTVSLVTVGGAIYYFLAKLIRERKDNIDLSLLFKEIPPD from the coding sequence ATGGTAGATACAAATAGGATTAGTAAAAATATGTTTCTAAGGGAATCTTCGGGATTAGTAAAAGAATTTGGATTAAAGGATATTGCATCGCTTAATTTATCTAACCTACTTTTTGGAATTGGGTTAATATACATTATAAATGACGGATATCTTTTCCCTAATGGCTCAATGATATTAGGTACAGCTATTATGGCGTTACTAGGAATATTCCCAGCTATAGTTTACGGAATGCTGACTCATGCAGTAGGTAAAACGTATAGCGACTATGTAACGGTAGCGAGAAGTTCGCATCCAGCATTAGGTACTGCTATAGCTATTTCTACATTATTTTGGGCATGGCTATGGGCTGCAACATTTGTTTACTTCTTTATTACTTACGCATTACCAATAACGTTAACAGAAATAGGATACTTTTTAGGGATACCAAGTTTAATAAATATATCAACCCAACTAACGACCACACCATATATTCTAGGTCTAGGAATATTAACGATAGTAGCGTTTATTTTTATAGCAGTAAGAAGTAATAAAGCTTTAATGAACATTGTAACAATATCTATAGGCTTAGGTACGCTTGCTAATATTATAGTAATAATATCCCTACTTATGGTCTCTCATTCTCAGTTTGTTAATATTTTCAATTCCTACGCGGCTCATTTTGTTTCTAACACCAATTATTACTCGTATATTATCTCAGAAGCTCAAAAACTGGGTTATTCCTCTACTTCCTTCTCTTTCTATTGTACTTTAGGGATAGTTGGTCTTGCCGCATGGACTTTCCTATACGTTTCTGTCCAACAATATGTGGCCGCAGAAATTAAAGGAAGGACAAAAATAAGCCTTTACGGTACTCTAATACCGTTAGCCATATCTGGTATAATATCAATTTTGACAATAGTTCTCTTTATAGATAAAGTTGGACTCACATTCATCAACAGCATCGATTATCTAGCAAATACCGATCCCTCGGCTTATTCATTACCTGTATCTCCATCGTATTTCTATCTAGCTTCTATAATTGCTAATTATATTAATCCTGCTTTATCTATATTAATTGGAATAGGATTCATAACATGGAATTTCGCCCTAATACCATTTAACTTTTTGATCGGCTCAAGAGTAGTCCTGGCATTAAGCATGGACAGACTTTTACCAGGCTTTTTCGGCTCAGTGAAGGAGAATTGGCATACTCCATATGCTAGTCACATTATTAACGGATCGCTTATGATAGTTATGATTATAGTATATTCGACCGTAGGTAGCTCTTTACTCTCACTTAATGCGGTTTTTGGAAACATATTAGCATGGATAATAGAAGCATTAGTTTTCATATTTTTACCATTCCTACGTAAGTCTAATATGTTAATTGAAGGAACAATCATCGAAAAGTGGAAAATAGGCGATCTTCCAGTCTTCTCTATCGCTAGCATAGGATGGCTAGCAACTTTAGGTTTAATAGCTTACTTATACTTAACCAATGCAAGCTTCGGAGTTAACGGAATACCTTCTTTAGTTACTGTATCCCTAGTTACAGTAGGTGGTGCAATATACTATTTCCTTGCCAAGTTAATAAGAGAGCGTAAAGATAACATAGATTTAAGTCTGTTATTCAAAGAAATTCCTCCAGACTAG
- a CDS encoding MFS transporter has protein sequence MIILALIPWFLEAYDSELYFFASPYIINTLKISQSYIGITASVFAIGIAVFSMVGGYLFDKISPKYVIVSAVGLFTIFTILTGYVSNGIELVIYRFLVGVGVGIFQPATAAFAGDLLNTTRALRIGANSVAFGIGLFVAPYVISPFLPNFSLPFLISGIMSIISLALFFYFVPVNYREEVRERIDIRKIINLNTIILSIIILSFGIALFAFLGYYSDYLLYGINLSKSEATIIASMNGLGELAFLLPIALLSDKVSRKISLILSSAILTLASIGLFIGYTGYLQMVLLTIAWGAGYGGLIVSVISFSQDIVPDEVVGSVTGFMFLTFNIGAIFGAPLMGLLVQSYGFERAGLLAIALPSFISLLLAVIIRHKNGKKD, from the coding sequence ATGATAATTCTTGCATTAATACCTTGGTTTCTTGAAGCCTATGATTCGGAATTATACTTTTTCGCTTCTCCGTACATAATAAATACGCTTAAGATAAGCCAGTCATATATAGGCATAACTGCCTCAGTATTTGCAATAGGTATAGCAGTTTTTAGCATGGTAGGAGGATATTTGTTTGATAAAATATCACCCAAATACGTTATAGTATCTGCAGTAGGGCTTTTTACAATATTTACTATATTAACTGGATACGTCTCAAATGGGATAGAACTAGTAATTTATAGGTTTTTAGTAGGCGTAGGAGTCGGAATCTTTCAACCAGCAACTGCGGCTTTTGCAGGAGATTTGCTAAATACTACAAGAGCTTTAAGAATTGGAGCTAATAGTGTTGCCTTTGGAATAGGGCTATTTGTAGCACCTTACGTAATATCGCCTTTCTTACCTAATTTTAGCTTGCCATTTTTAATCTCTGGAATTATGTCAATAATAAGCTTGGCACTGTTCTTTTATTTCGTTCCAGTTAACTATAGGGAAGAGGTAAGAGAAAGGATAGATATTAGGAAAATTATAAATTTAAATACAATAATTCTAAGTATAATTATATTATCTTTTGGTATAGCTTTATTTGCATTCTTAGGGTATTATTCTGACTACTTATTATACGGCATAAATTTGAGCAAGTCTGAAGCTACAATAATAGCTTCAATGAACGGATTGGGAGAATTAGCTTTTCTACTTCCAATAGCTCTTCTAAGCGACAAGGTAAGTAGAAAAATAAGTTTAATCTTAAGTAGTGCAATATTGACTTTAGCGTCAATAGGATTATTTATAGGTTATACAGGATATTTACAAATGGTTTTACTTACTATCGCTTGGGGAGCAGGATACGGCGGTTTAATAGTCAGCGTAATATCCTTCTCACAAGATATAGTTCCAGACGAGGTAGTAGGCTCCGTTACCGGCTTCATGTTTCTCACTTTTAATATTGGAGCTATATTCGGCGCACCTTTAATGGGATTGCTTGTACAGAGCTATGGTTTTGAAAGAGCTGGCCTATTAGCTATAGCTCTTCCTAGTTTTATTTCTCTCCTATTAGCAGTAATTATTAGACATAAAAATGGTAAAAAAGATTAG
- a CDS encoding DUF917 domain-containing protein, whose translation METYRLKIGDINNLAIGSSLLGSGGGGDPYIGVSMLKNELEKRKTNVEIIIGINELSKNEYLVSTAMMGATTISIEKPPNGNEVLRAIRTYISVTGKNISYITPVEVGGENSITPLISSLKTGIPVLDGDGMGRAFPELQMTTFYIYGISPSPLVLVDERDNVSVIYGIDGLWSERIARAVTLRYGGSSYVISYGMSLRDYATSYIPNTLSLSIKIGELLNEHKLDEVLDKLHGVILFKGKIADVWKGLDKGFSKGYVLIEGLDEYKNMNLRIHFQNEFIIAIINESVVTSAPDIISLLDLFSLKPITTDRVKYGQKVIVVGIPAHEKLKTEKALKYVGPKAFGYDIDYSPLASKKKLFL comes from the coding sequence ATGGAGACTTATAGGCTAAAGATAGGCGATATCAATAATTTAGCAATTGGATCTTCTTTACTTGGATCTGGAGGCGGAGGAGATCCTTATATTGGAGTTTCCATGCTAAAAAATGAACTTGAAAAAAGGAAGACCAATGTAGAAATAATAATTGGAATCAATGAGTTGAGTAAAAATGAGTATCTAGTATCTACTGCAATGATGGGGGCAACCACAATATCAATAGAAAAACCTCCAAACGGTAACGAAGTTTTAAGGGCGATAAGAACGTATATTAGCGTAACGGGCAAAAATATAAGTTATATAACTCCAGTAGAGGTAGGAGGAGAGAACTCCATTACTCCTTTAATTTCCTCTCTAAAGACTGGAATACCAGTACTAGATGGAGACGGAATGGGAAGGGCATTTCCAGAGTTACAAATGACTACGTTTTACATTTATGGTATAAGTCCTTCACCATTAGTGCTTGTTGACGAAAGAGATAATGTGTCCGTAATTTATGGAATAGATGGGTTATGGTCGGAAAGAATAGCTAGAGCTGTTACATTAAGGTATGGTGGAAGTTCATATGTAATATCTTACGGTATGAGCTTAAGGGACTACGCAACCTCATATATTCCCAATACTCTTAGTTTATCAATTAAAATAGGAGAACTACTTAACGAACATAAACTAGATGAGGTGCTAGATAAGCTTCACGGAGTAATATTGTTCAAGGGTAAGATAGCTGACGTATGGAAGGGGTTAGATAAAGGATTCAGTAAAGGTTATGTATTAATAGAGGGATTAGACGAGTATAAAAATATGAATTTACGTATACATTTTCAGAATGAATTTATTATTGCAATTATTAATGAGAGCGTTGTTACTTCTGCTCCGGATATAATAAGCTTACTTGACTTATTTAGTCTAAAGCCTATTACTACTGATAGAGTAAAGTACGGACAAAAAGTTATTGTAGTTGGCATTCCAGCACACGAAAAGCTCAAGACTGAAAAAGCATTAAAATATGTAGGACCTAAGGCATTTGGCTACGATATAGATTACTCTCCTTTGGCAAGTAAAAAGAAATTATTTCTTTAA
- a CDS encoding cytosine permease, with the protein MEKKNEFDRLLWNPDIAPAKVKNWGYLPLLGVWASIAAPNSMLVGSVGILFGFNIIQVILISLLGDLITLIPLIIQSHGAVKYGLAEPQLDRTRFGI; encoded by the coding sequence ATGGAGAAGAAAAACGAGTTTGATAGATTACTGTGGAATCCAGATATAGCTCCAGCAAAAGTTAAAAACTGGGGATATTTACCTTTACTCGGAGTTTGGGCTAGTATAGCAGCACCTAATTCAATGTTGGTAGGAAGTGTAGGGATTCTTTTCGGATTTAATATAATCCAAGTGATACTAATTTCTCTTTTAGGTGATTTAATAACTCTCATTCCATTAATTATACAAAGTCACGGTGCAGTAAAATATGGATTAGCAGAGCCTCAGCTTGACAGAACAAGGTTTGGAATATAG
- a CDS encoding MFS transporter: protein MASVKGNLEIYIARLDRLPGWGLSYIIFWALGFSFFITLYDVINVGFALPYIPFITSNSEASLVASLGLFGYVVGAPIFSFLSDRIGRKPAMVFTSFLIAIGSFGDAFSVNFPMLSLFRFITGMAIGADLVLVMTYIAEMSPAKKRGIYSNIAFIAGYAGLGIGPYIAAEVVTTIPNIGWRIVFMIGGILAVGALLIRAYAPESLRFLAFHGKLEEAEKLISTMEEISMKRYKIDKLPDPIIMNYKPPKENPLKILLKPIYLKRLIVLFLLSFWFYFIDYPFLVLTPTWLKANLGYSSSQLSYAIFLFGLSGLGVILGSIILRFFIDRYDRRKLAIVDALFYMIGAIIMSIGAVGHNFTTFFIGSFVAETIGVGWFNVYYLLDVDNFPTIARATGYSLTDGIGHLGGALGLLSLLPLANSLGNISVWGILWIPALIMGGLTLIFTPKTTGFRLEEVNENKI from the coding sequence ATGGCATCTGTTAAAGGTAACCTTGAAATATATATAGCTAGATTAGATAGGTTACCAGGCTGGGGATTAAGTTACATAATATTTTGGGCTTTGGGATTTAGTTTCTTCATTACTTTATACGACGTAATAAATGTGGGATTTGCATTACCTTATATACCATTTATAACTTCTAACTCAGAAGCGTCATTAGTTGCATCTTTAGGACTTTTCGGATACGTTGTTGGAGCTCCAATATTTTCCTTTCTTTCGGATAGAATAGGAAGGAAACCAGCAATGGTCTTTACTTCTTTCCTCATAGCTATAGGAAGCTTTGGTGACGCTTTCTCTGTTAATTTTCCTATGTTGTCATTATTTAGATTTATAACTGGAATGGCAATAGGTGCAGATCTAGTTCTAGTAATGACATACATAGCTGAGATGTCGCCTGCAAAGAAGAGAGGTATATATTCCAATATTGCGTTTATAGCAGGTTATGCTGGACTCGGTATAGGCCCATATATAGCAGCCGAAGTAGTAACTACTATACCTAATATAGGTTGGAGAATAGTTTTCATGATAGGCGGTATATTAGCAGTAGGAGCACTGCTAATAAGGGCATATGCACCAGAAAGTTTGAGATTTTTAGCATTTCACGGAAAACTTGAAGAAGCTGAAAAACTTATCTCTACTATGGAGGAAATTTCAATGAAAAGATACAAAATTGACAAATTACCCGATCCAATTATAATGAATTATAAGCCACCAAAAGAAAACCCTTTAAAAATATTATTGAAACCAATATATTTAAAAAGGCTTATAGTGCTGTTTCTTTTATCCTTCTGGTTTTACTTTATAGATTATCCTTTCCTAGTATTAACTCCTACATGGTTGAAAGCAAATTTAGGCTATTCGTCTTCTCAGCTAAGTTATGCAATATTCTTATTTGGATTATCTGGATTAGGAGTAATATTAGGTTCAATTATTCTGAGATTTTTTATAGATAGATACGATAGAAGGAAGCTCGCAATAGTAGATGCGTTATTTTATATGATAGGTGCAATAATAATGTCAATAGGCGCTGTAGGCCATAATTTCACTACCTTCTTTATAGGTTCATTCGTTGCTGAAACTATAGGAGTAGGCTGGTTTAACGTGTACTACCTCCTAGACGTTGATAACTTTCCAACAATTGCTAGAGCAACTGGATATTCTCTAACCGACGGAATAGGACATTTAGGAGGAGCTTTAGGCTTATTATCACTTTTACCATTAGCCAACAGTTTAGGTAATATAAGTGTCTGGGGAATTTTATGGATTCCTGCACTCATCATGGGTGGACTTACGTTAATTTTTACTCCTAAGACTACTGGATTTAGACTTGAAGAAGTTAATGAAAATAAAATATAA
- a CDS encoding M20 family metallopeptidase, with amino-acid sequence MILDKIDKIVNEYKEEIIDNLRQLIKIPTENPPGLNYNEFVTYASKWLSSLGYSTEVIKVPNAELPKLAKLGYGDRPNLIATTGKGKLSIAFNGHYDVVPAGEGWSVNPYDAVVINDRIYGRGASDMKSGIVAQIYSVEVLKKIVNVDQAFKIRHFLVPDEETVGNENAGTYFVIREGYLSKSNTDYVIFTEPSGVENICNGHRGSLWGFIKILGKKAHGGSPQLGIDAIRKSTEVLTQLYSLQDKLSNKRTKYNIIPSNVKSPSLIVGQIKCGDWVNMVADECTFGFVRRLIPEEKLENARKEIINILESKKARDPEFKYEYDEYYAVDTIVEDTKNPLYESLSEAITSVLNVKPKIGLLAATFDMRFTHYEGIPAVNYGPGKIELAHATDEYVNIADLLNSIKVLSLTLYLLGKKYGMLN; translated from the coding sequence ATGATATTGGATAAAATAGATAAAATTGTAAATGAATATAAGGAAGAAATTATAGATAACCTTAGGCAGCTAATTAAAATTCCAACAGAAAATCCTCCTGGTCTAAACTATAATGAATTTGTAACATATGCAAGTAAATGGTTAAGTTCGTTAGGTTATTCAACAGAAGTTATAAAAGTTCCAAATGCAGAGCTTCCAAAGTTAGCTAAACTAGGCTATGGCGATAGACCTAATTTAATAGCAACCACCGGTAAAGGTAAACTATCCATTGCATTTAATGGGCATTATGATGTAGTACCTGCAGGAGAAGGATGGTCAGTAAATCCTTATGATGCGGTAGTAATTAATGACAGAATATACGGAAGAGGAGCCTCTGACATGAAATCCGGGATAGTTGCACAAATATATTCTGTAGAAGTCCTAAAGAAGATAGTAAATGTCGATCAAGCTTTTAAAATAAGGCATTTTTTAGTTCCCGATGAAGAAACAGTAGGCAACGAAAACGCCGGAACATACTTTGTTATAAGGGAAGGATATTTATCAAAATCTAACACGGACTACGTAATTTTTACTGAACCCAGCGGCGTAGAGAACATATGTAATGGACATAGGGGATCTCTATGGGGGTTTATAAAAATCTTGGGAAAGAAGGCTCACGGAGGATCTCCCCAATTAGGTATAGACGCGATTAGAAAATCCACAGAAGTACTTACTCAGCTTTATTCCTTGCAAGATAAGTTATCTAACAAGAGGACTAAGTACAACATTATTCCTTCTAATGTGAAGAGCCCAAGTTTAATAGTAGGCCAAATTAAATGCGGTGACTGGGTTAACATGGTAGCAGACGAATGCACGTTCGGTTTCGTAAGGCGTCTAATTCCTGAGGAAAAATTGGAGAATGCAAGAAAGGAGATAATAAACATTCTAGAGAGTAAGAAGGCAAGAGACCCTGAATTTAAATATGAATACGACGAGTATTACGCCGTAGATACGATAGTTGAGGACACTAAAAACCCCTTGTACGAAAGTCTTAGTGAGGCTATAACTTCAGTTCTAAACGTTAAGCCTAAAATTGGACTACTTGCTGCGACTTTTGATATGAGGTTTACTCATTATGAGGGTATACCAGCGGTAAATTACGGTCCCGGAAAAATAGAACTTGCTCACGCTACAGATGAATATGTTAATATCGCAGACCTATTAAATTCAATTAAAGTCCTATCACTTACGTTATATTTGCTAGGTAAGAAATACGGAATGCTGAATTGA
- the speB gene encoding agmatinase, translated as MSIQYLPKSGLYASTGLNTYARLEYTKDISNATIAIIGVPWDDLATSRPGTRYGPQGIRNASSFILPNRKYNYVLDINPFEVAKIVDYGDVEVHAGYIEDMFNEVEKEVKEMLKKNSSVIPVVLGGDHSISLPVIRGLSSKYKKVAVVHVDAHHDSLDILYGKKYDHGTIFRRGVEEGVIIGESSVHYGVRVFSSKEDMESVRALGYDLLTMKIIDEEGLSKTVEQLKRKVGDQPVYLSIDIDVMDPAYAPGTGYPDPGGLTSREILEFVRKLYGLNIIGMDVVEVSPPYDVAEITSTLAASIVFEGLSIISKNLKK; from the coding sequence ATGAGTATTCAATATTTACCTAAATCTGGATTATACGCATCAACTGGTTTAAACACTTATGCAAGACTAGAATACACTAAAGACATTAGTAATGCAACCATTGCAATAATTGGAGTACCATGGGATGACTTAGCGACAAGTAGGCCTGGCACAAGATATGGTCCACAAGGCATTAGGAATGCAAGTAGTTTCATATTGCCAAATAGGAAATATAATTATGTACTTGATATTAATCCTTTTGAAGTAGCCAAAATAGTGGATTACGGAGACGTTGAAGTACATGCAGGATACATAGAAGACATGTTTAATGAGGTTGAAAAAGAAGTAAAGGAGATGTTAAAGAAAAATTCTAGTGTAATCCCTGTTGTTCTAGGAGGAGATCATTCAATCTCATTACCAGTAATTAGGGGTTTAAGTTCCAAGTACAAGAAAGTAGCAGTAGTTCATGTAGATGCCCATCATGATAGTTTGGATATCCTATACGGTAAAAAATATGATCACGGAACGATATTTAGGAGAGGCGTAGAAGAAGGAGTAATAATTGGAGAATCTTCAGTACATTACGGTGTTAGAGTTTTTTCAAGTAAAGAAGACATGGAAAGCGTGAGGGCACTAGGGTATGACTTATTAACAATGAAGATAATAGATGAAGAAGGTCTATCTAAAACTGTAGAGCAGCTAAAAAGAAAGGTAGGAGACCAGCCAGTTTATTTGTCAATAGATATAGACGTGATGGATCCAGCATATGCACCAGGAACTGGTTATCCAGATCCAGGAGGATTAACAAGTAGAGAGATTCTAGAATTTGTAAGAAAATTATATGGATTAAATATTATAGGCATGGATGTAGTTGAAGTTTCACCTCCATATGATGTAGCAGAGATAACGTCAACTTTAGCAGCATCAATAGTTTTTGAGGGACTTAGCATAATATCTAAAAACTTAAAGAAATAA